GCAGCACCGATGCCACGCGGGCATGGGCGTACTGGACGTAGAACACCGGGTTCTCGCGGCTCTGTTCCATCACCTTGTCGAAATCGAAATCCAGCGGCGCGTCGTTCTTGCGGGTCAGCATGACGAAACGGGTCACGTCGCTGCCCACCTCGTCGATGAGATCGCGCAGCGTGACGAAATTGCCCGCCCGCTTGGACATCTTGAATTCCTTGCCGTTCTTGAACAGCTTGACCAGCTGCGTCAGCTTGATGTCGAGCGGCACTTCACCACCGCTCAGCGCCTTCACGGCCGCTTTCATCCGCTTGACGTAACCGCCGTGGTCGGCGCCGAACACGTTGATCAGCGCGTCAAAGCCGCGCTCGATCTTGTCGTTGTGATAAGCGATGTCGGGGGCGAAATAGGTCCATGACCCGTCGTTCTTCTTGATCGGGCGGTCCTGATCGTCGCCGAATTCGGTCGATTTGAACAGCGTCTGTTCGCGCGCTTCCCAATCGTCGGGCAGCTTGCCCTTCGGCGGCTCCAGCGTGCCGGTATAGATCAGACCCATCTGGTCGAGCTTGGCGAGGCAGGCTTCGATCTTGCCGGTGTTATAGAGCGACTTCTCCGAGAAGAAGTGGTCCATCTTCACACCCAGAAGCGCCAGATCCTCGCGGATCAGGTCCATCATCTCGTCGGTGGCGAAGTCGCGGATGGGGATCAGCCATGTCTCTTCGGGCTGGCCCACGAATTTGTCGCCGACCTGTTCCTTCAGCTTCTGCCCGACGGGGATCAGATAATCGCCGGGATAGGTGCCATCGGGAAAGGCCACGTCCTGCCCGTGCGCTTCGAGGTAGCGCAGGTAGACAGAGCGCGCGAGCGCATCGATCTGGCTGCCACCGTCGTTGATCACGTATTCCCGCGTCACGTCGAAACCCGCGAACGCCAGCAGCGACGCCAGCGCATCGCCAAAGACCGCGCCGCGCGTGTGGCCCACGTGCAGCGGGCCCGTGGGGTTGGCCGACACATATTCGACGTTGACCCTCTTGCCCGCGCCCAGATCGCCGCGCCCGAAATCGGTCCCGGCCTCCAGCACCGCACCGGCGACGCCCTGCCAGACCGATGGCGCAAGCCGCAGGTTCAGGAACCCCGGCCCCGCCACCTCGGCGGAAGTGATGCGCGGATCCTCGGCCAGCCGCTGGCTGAGCTTTTCGGCGATGTCACGCGGCTTGAGGCCGGCGGGCTTGGCCAGAACCATTGCCGCGTTGGTCGCCATATCGCCGTGCGCGGGATCGCGCGGCGGCTCGACCGTGACGTTGTCGGTGGCGAGGCCTGCTGGCAGATCGCCAGCCGCTTGCATCGCTTCCAGCGCGTTCAGGACAAGATGGCGGATATCGGCGAAGAGGTTCATTGGTCTTGGGCTCTCTGGTCGGGGGACTGGCCGCTTCTGTACCAGCTTTGCCTGCCGCGTCAATCAAAGCCGCAATTCGCCCCCTGTCAGCGGCCCGACGGCCCGGATGAGCAGGCCCATGACAGCGGTGCGGGCGGGTGCGACAGCCCCCTCGCCCACGTTGACCAGATTCAGCGACAGGCCGTCGCGTTTCAGCGCCTGCGCATAGGCCGCCTGTACCGACACCAGCGCGGGTGCCATGGCGCCGGTCGCGACATCCAGCGGCTGATCGGGCCGCGCGACCACGGTGATGATCTGCCCCTCGCGGGCCGACAGCGCGGGCATGAAGCCCTGCACCAGCCCCTGGATCGTGGCGATGTTCAGGTCGATCTCATGCGAGTGGCGCAGCGGCATCAGGTTCAG
Above is a genomic segment from Sulfitobacter sp. HNIBRBA3233 containing:
- the argS gene encoding arginine--tRNA ligase, with protein sequence MNLFADIRHLVLNALEAMQAAGDLPAGLATDNVTVEPPRDPAHGDMATNAAMVLAKPAGLKPRDIAEKLSQRLAEDPRITSAEVAGPGFLNLRLAPSVWQGVAGAVLEAGTDFGRGDLGAGKRVNVEYVSANPTGPLHVGHTRGAVFGDALASLLAFAGFDVTREYVINDGGSQIDALARSVYLRYLEAHGQDVAFPDGTYPGDYLIPVGQKLKEQVGDKFVGQPEETWLIPIRDFATDEMMDLIREDLALLGVKMDHFFSEKSLYNTGKIEACLAKLDQMGLIYTGTLEPPKGKLPDDWEAREQTLFKSTEFGDDQDRPIKKNDGSWTYFAPDIAYHNDKIERGFDALINVFGADHGGYVKRMKAAVKALSGGEVPLDIKLTQLVKLFKNGKEFKMSKRAGNFVTLRDLIDEVGSDVTRFVMLTRKNDAPLDFDFDKVMEQSRENPVFYVQYAHARVASVLRRAAEAGIDVSDAALKSADLSRLDHVAEQGVLKKLAEWPRLVETAARTNEPHRVAFYLYELAGDLHGLWNRGNDETQLRFIQEDDPATSQSKIALARAVAIVIAAGLGILGVKPAEEMR